The genomic region cacatcatcaatttacaaccctttctgactacatttgttatttttcatgcatttactgattattttgagctataagaccatgaaattgaaaagcatttgaaatgaactctgaaaaggttccaagttggcatggtatcatcatttcacccaaatagcatgtgcgagaaagtagagagggttacggcaaaaactgcatgcaattcgtgtacaaaacggacaatctctttcgaagtatcagggtttcatacggaaactcgtctgttacaaagggatttcattttttaacttatttgaactccatagtttttctttgttcaaaatgcaccattcaaagccacatcatcaatttacaaccctttctgactacatttgttatttttcatgcatttattgattattttgagctataagaccatgaaattgaaaagcatttgaaatgaactctgaaaaggttcgaagttggcatggtatcatcatttcacccacatagcatgtgcgagaaagtagagagggttacagcaaaaactggatgcacttcgtgtacaaaacggacaatctcttttgaagtatcagggtttcatacggaaactcgtctgttacaaagggatttcattttttttgaacttatttgaacttcatagtttttctgtgttcaaaatgcaccattcaaagccacatcatcaatttaaaaCTCTTTCTGActatatttgttatttttcatgcatttactgattatttttagctataagaccatgaaattgaaaaccatttgaaatgaactctgaaaaggttccaagttggtatggtatcatcatttcacccacatatcatcattaatagaagttcatcatcacattaaaaccaaagtacatacatagttctcattgaacaatatatagatctccagagcatctaattaaaccatacattgaaattatgtaaaacatttcaatgcaacaacaaatgcgatcataatcgcaaccaaggtaacaactgatccaactgcataatgataccaagccttggtatgaatgacatattttttaatctttttaatcttcaaccgcattgcatccatcttgatcttgtgatcatcgacaacatccgcaacatgcaactccaatatcatcttctcctcctcaatttttcttattttttccttcaagtaattgttttcttcttcaactaaatttaacctctcgacaatagggtcggttggaatttccggttcaacaacctcctagataaataaaatctatgtcacattggtcgacataattgtcataaacaataaatgaaccaaatagttatgaaaggataatatataccacatctgaatcatagacaggacgagggccgacgggggcggataccaaaaccatcgcactatataataacaaggaataataaaagtaagagaattagacaagtatctatctgaagtaagaattttttcctttcagaaagaagataagaactagaggctcaccacggtggtgccggcgatgagatcggcgcgggcgatcgacggcggtgaagacggggacgggacgagacggaccgctaaacctagacaaatctcggggaaaatagagctcggaggtcgagtttcgagaggagaaagattaactagtgtggctcgagcatttgatcgaacacctcatgtgcatatgaggtgaactagagcacccaaatgccctcccctcgccggcttgaaaaaacagagcactgtggagtgctctgccgcggcgatgggtatatataggcaaattacttgtcccggttcgtggcacgaaccggaactaaagcCACCCCTTCTATACCGGTTCAAGGAATGAACCGGTatcaatggttgtgggccaggagcacggcccattggtcccgattcatgcctaaaaccgggacaaatggatccagatgaaccgggacgaatgccctcgaggccccggccggccccctgcgctcatgaaccaggactaatccccccatgggtcccggttcatgaggaaccgggactaatgggctggccaggcccgaacgatagccctgttttctactagtggtacaaTAGTCCGCTAATTGCTGGCTATAGGTGATTTGATGCTGACTCAATGGTGGGACTGTTCCATTCACGGAGCCGGCCCttgactagccacaatggagagtaacatacactagtaacatacacatatccctaggctatgttactacttcaTTAAtgagtagtaacataagtgtggtaacatgcaaaactttatttattaggttatagactcatattgcattgggaaatgtgatgttacaataactagctaagttactagtactacatctctcctcattaactcattgtcacataagcaaatttgctgagttggactcgatgttactaccgaAGTTACTCCCAATGTGGCTAGTCTTAGCTGTCTGTCCATATGAAGCCGGTCAGTTGATTCCAATACATGGCCCACAACAAGTGAACGGTGCCTCTTTCACACTCAACTCAACAGGACCACTACGCCACTAGCCAGCAAGTCAAGTCAATACACGTCATACAAGTATACCCCATGCATGGGGGccctacttcaccaccaccacagCTAGCTAGCTAGACTCATCCTCGTCCAGGGCGAGGCACGCACGCCCATTTCTTCCTGCTTCATCATTTTAACTGTTCTAGCTCAGTGTGCCGTGCACACGATGATGTGCATGCGCCGCCATGTGCATGTCGTCGCCTTCGCCTTGGCGGTTGCCGGCGTGCTGACGACCCTCGCGGCCGATAAGCCGGTGGTGGTATGCGGCACAGCTGGTAACTACACGGCCAACAGCGCATATCAGGGCAATCTCCGGCTCGTCGCCGCGGGCCTACCCACCAACATCTCCACGTCCCCTGGCCTCTTCGCCACCGCCGAAAACGGCGCCGAGCCGGACAGGGCGTACGCCGTCGGGATATGCCGCGGCGACCAGGACGCCTCCGCCTGCCAAGCCTGCATCGCCCCCACCTTCAAGGACGCGCAGGACCTGTGCCCCTACAACAGGGGCGCCACCATCTTCTACGACACCTGCCTCCTCAGCTTCTCCGACCGAGACCTGCTCCTCTCGCCCACCAATTCCAACGACGAGGTGATGCGGCTCTACAATGCTGGGAACATCACCTCTGACGTCGTCAGCCAGTTCAACGCCGCCGTCTACAAGCTCCTCGACGCCATGGTCGAGTACGTGGAAACCATAGACTCGGTGAGGAGGTTCGCAACCGGGACCATCGGCTTCGACGCGACCTACCCCATTATCTACAGCATGGTGTGGTGCACGCCCGACCTGACGCATGGGCAGTGCCGTGCTTGCCTTAGCGCCACGGTTGCCCAGATGCCCTACACCTTCATCCCTAATACGCagggcgccaccatcactgggcTGCGATGCAGCGTGCGCTACGAGGTACACCCGTTCTACAAGGGCGTCACCATGCTGCAGCTGACGGGCACCTCGCCTGGTGTGTTAATTCATTCTTggatttttcctttctgttttgcTAATTAAGAAAGCACTCTTGCTTCCTCGTGCGCGCCTCCTAAAAGTTTACACAAGTCTTAAAGTTACATAAAAAGAGTTTTCTCGCATTCACGGACAAGTAATCGCAATCCCTATTCTCCCaattgagaaaaaaaaagagagatcaGAACTATCTAATCTTTTTTATTATAGGGGTAAACCCTAATTAATCTCCACCTTTAATTTGCTTAGGAATCCGTAAAATTTTCTAGGGGGTGTAATGAAGCAAAACTCAAGGGAAAGTTCTATAGTATCTCTTCCGGCAACTAGTAACTAACTCTGTTCAACAATACAACAAataagtagtactagtactagtcctcCTAAGAGTTAGTATTAGATATAGAATTGATATATAAACATAATAGCTAGTAGTAACAGTTAGTAAGACTCCTCTTTTTGTACTAACAATATCACTACTCCATCACTTACACAAATAACTGGCTCTCGACCAGTTACATGGATTAGAACATATTGAGAAGATATGTTAACTAGTAATATGTTGAGAACGTGTTGAGAAGCGTAcatttgcatttgcatatgtgAAAATATGCTAATTAGTAATATGCAATAATTAAACATACCTCAATATGCTTTGATTGCAACTACCGTTCGCAAAAAAATGTCCACTGACCCTTATGTACAATAAGACGTTCTTTTAAATCATACTTTCATTTGAAAAAAAGTTAATATATATGCACACGAGTAATGGTTTCAATTTTAACTTAAGAGAATTGGCATATTGAGAACATACCAGTTACATGGATTAGAACATATTGAGAAGATATGTTAACTGTTCGATATGAGGAGAATTGCATGTATTTGCAGGTAAGAAGAGTAATGAAACCAGAAAAATTCTTTCAATCGTGCTACCTTCAGTGGCAGCTCTACTTGTAAGCATTGTGGCGTGTCTTTGTTGCTGGAGGAGGAGAACAAGAAGTAAAAAGTTACTGGCATGTAAGTTCTCCAAAAGTCTGGAATCGCTGATTGAAATATTGTCATAGGTCATTAGTGGCGCCGGATGCACTATATTAGATTGATTAGTACTTGACCTATTGTGGTCAATGACACTTCACCACCGCCGTTTACTACAGTTTACCTATATTTGTCATGGATGAATTACAGCCACCGTAATTTCAGCTGTTTTGTTCCTCTTGTAGATACTCAGAGTAGCTCTACTTCAGACATGTTGAAATGCTTTCTCTTCTGTGGCAGATGAATCTCATGTGGAGGGCATTGATAGCACTGAATCACTTATTATTGATCTACCAACAATACGGATTGCCACAGATAACTTTGCCGAAGATCATAAGCTTGGTGAAGGAGGATTTGGTGCAGTTTACAAGGTATTGGAACTTTTGTGGTACTGTGCATATTCTTATATCTTGTCTTGTTTTTTGTTACATTTAGGATAACTAACCAGTCTTGCTggcttttttgaagaaaaaaaacaaTCTTGCCGGCTGATCTTATATTTTTTTCTTGTCAATTACTAAAATTTATTACGAACACTTTTTTAAAGTTATTTGCCGACATGTTAACCTCCACAGGGCTCCCTTCCTGATGGTCAAGATATAGCTGTGAAACGCCTCTCTCGGTTTTCTCAACAAGGAATAGGGGAACTAAAAAATGAGCTAGTCTTAATTTCCAATCTGCAGCACAAAAACCTTGTGAGACTTATTGGTGTCTGCTTGCAAGAGGATGAGAAGCTTCTTGTCTACGAGTACATGCCAAACAAAAGTCTGGACACGTTTCTTTTTGGTATTATACGAACTACAATTACTCTGCTTTATTCCTATATACCAGGGAAAACAATTAAGGTATCTATCTGTAGGTCATGATTATAATATTTTACCTCATTGGACGACCAACAGATTCCGAGAAACGCAAAGAGTTACATTGGGGGAGGAGACTCATGATAATAGATGGAATTGCTCGTG from Triticum aestivum cultivar Chinese Spring chromosome 4A, IWGSC CS RefSeq v2.1, whole genome shotgun sequence harbors:
- the LOC123083635 gene encoding cysteine-rich receptor-like protein kinase 6; protein product: MMCMRRHVHVVAFALAVAGVLTTLAADKPVVVCGTAGNYTANSAYQGNLRLVAAGLPTNISTSPGLFATAENGAEPDRAYAVGICRGDQDASACQACIAPTFKDAQDLCPYNRGATIFYDTCLLSFSDRDLLLSPTNSNDEVMRLYNAGNITSDVVSQFNAAVYKLLDAMVEYVETIDSVRRFATGTIGFDATYPIIYSMVWCTPDLTHGQCRACLSATVAQMPYTFIPNTQGATITGLRCSVRYEVHPFYKGVTMLQLTGTSPGKKSNETRKILSIVLPSVAALLVSIVACLCCWRRRTRSKKLLAYESHVEGIDSTESLIIDLPTIRIATDNFAEDHKLGEGGFGAVYKGSLPDGQDIAVKRLSRFSQQGIGELKNELVLISNLQHKNLVRLIGVCLQEDEKLLVYEYMPNKSLDTFLFDSEKRKELHWGRRLMIIDGIARGLQYLHEDSLLKIVHRDLKASNILLDANMNPKISDFGLAKLFGGDQSQDITNRVVGTYGYMAPEYALRGRYSIKSDIYSFGVLILEILTGRKNSDTYNSDQLIDLPSLVWEYWTMKSIMEMIDPYLRGDSSQEEILRCVHIGLSCVQEDPAERPTIWTINVMLDSNTIPSHPPSKPAFYVEMGANFVSEGINDSTPKSNAASLNELSITDPEPR